The following are from one region of the Pocillopora verrucosa isolate sample1 chromosome 3, ASM3666991v2, whole genome shotgun sequence genome:
- the LOC131798123 gene encoding prenylcysteine oxidase 1-like isoform X1 — protein sequence MFRTLGFGISTSILLIPALFLDRQRCTVSAAEKNAKPNIAIIGAGIGGSSAAHFIRQLFGPEATIDVYEASDRIGGRLSTVEIAGKRFESGGSIIHKSNKYMADFVEYLGLKKLKSSEPNSLLGIYNGEEFVFYGSRWKLVNFIKLVWRYGLFDLYTMNNFITEMLTNFSNIYDLQEKEQAFNTVPEMLRALGGEKFYEYTQQTTRQALENIGLNQLLIDELVTVVMRINYGQDVTLNGFAGAVSLAGSQGGLWSVEGGNWKVCDGLLSSSNATVYKNTKISEIVKRSQGSSVCPVYTLKSDSQIPDQHYDVVIVAAPLEIADYYFDCKDCNNWPTPKDLGEFWRTIATFIHGQVNMTHFGFSTEDDIPEVIGTTETPTNFFNSIGKQEPVENRTEIDPKELPINKIFSRSNLTALQLNKLFSRVDEMKVVSWLAYPHFTPPEKFWSFVLDDGVFFVNAIEYSASAMEMSAVSAKNAALLAHHYYSGKLSDAHINDKPSNLRSEL from the exons ATGTTTCGGACATTGGGTTTTGGCATAAGTACAAGCATCCTTCTTATACCAGCCCTTTTTCTCGATAGACAACGGTGCACCGTCTCTGCAGCTGAGAAAAACGCAAAACCTAACATAGCAATCATTGGAGCAGGCATTGGTGGTTCGAGTGCCGCGCATTTCATTCGACAACTCTTTGGACCCGAGGCAACAATTGATGTTTACGAGGCATCAGATAGGATAGGGGGACGTTTGAGTACCGTGGAAATTGCTGGGAAAAGGTTTGAATCAGGAGGATCGATAATACATAAGAGTAACAAATACATGGCAGATTTCGTCGAGTATCTCG ggttaaaaaaactgaaaagcaGTGAACCTAACAGTCTTCTTGGAATTTATAATGGGGAAGAATTTGTCTTTTATGGTAGTAGATGGAAACTTGTGAATTTCATAAAGCTTGTTTGGCGGTATGGCTTGTTTGACTTGTACACCATGAACAATTTCATCACAGAAATgttaacaaacttttcaaatatttatgaTCTACAAGAAAAGGAACAGGCATTCAATACTGTGCCAGAAATGTTGCGAGCTCTAGGTGGAGAGAAGTTCTATGAGTACACACAGCAAACAACACGACAAGCTTTGGAGAATATTGGTCTTAATCAATTGTTAATAGATGAGTTAGTGACAGTTGTCATGAGGATCAATTATGGTCAAGATGTGACTCTAAATGGGTTTGCAG GAGCAGTGTCCTTAGCAGGATCACAGGGTGGTCTTTGGTCTGTTGAAGGAGGGAACTGGAAGGTTTGCGATGGATTACTTTCCAGCTCAAATGCTACTGTGTACAAAAACACCAAGATATCAGAGATTGTGAAAAGAAGTCAAGGAAGTTCTGTATGCCCTGTGTACACCTTAAAAAGTGACAGCCAAATTCCAGATCAGCATTATGATGTTGTCATTGTTGCAGCACCCTTAGAGATTGCAGATTACTATTTTGATTGCAAAGACTGCAACAACTGGCCTACTCCAAAAGACCTAGGAGAATTTTGGCGGACAATTGCTACTTTTATACATGGTCAAGTCAACATGACTCATTTTGGATTTTCAACTGAGGATGATATTCCAGAAGTGATAGGCACAACAGAAACACCCACAAACTTTTTTAACTCTATTGGCAAGCAGGAGCCTGTTGAAAACAGGACAGAAATTGATCCAAAGGAATTGcccattaacaaaattttttcacGCTCTAATCTGACTGCATTGCAACTTAATAAACTGTTTAGCAGAGTAGATGAGATGAAGGTAGTATCATGGCTGGCATATCCACACTTTACCCCTCCTGAAAAGTTTTGGTCATTTGTTTTGGATGATGGAGTGTTCTTTGTCAATGCAATTGAATATTCTGCAAGTGCAATGGAGATGTCAGCAGTTAGTGCTAAAAATGCAGCTTTATTAGCACATCATTACTACTCTGGCAAGCTATCAGATGCACACATCAATGACAAGCCCTCAAATCTCAGGAGTGAGCTGTGA
- the LOC131798123 gene encoding prenylcysteine oxidase 1-like isoform X2 — MFRTLGFGISTSILLIPALFLDRQRCTVSAAEKNAKPNIAIIGAGIGGSSAAHFIRQLFGPEATIDVYEASDRIGGRLSTVEIAGKRFESGGSIIHKSNKYMADFVEYLGLKKLKSSEPNSLLGIYNGEEFVFYGSRWKLVNFIKLVWRYGLFDLYTMNNFITEMLTNFSNIYDLQEKEQAFNTVPEMLRALGGEKFYEYTQQTTRQALENIGLNQLLIDELVTVVMRINYGQDVTLNGFAVSLAGSQGGLWSVEGGNWKVCDGLLSSSNATVYKNTKISEIVKRSQGSSVCPVYTLKSDSQIPDQHYDVVIVAAPLEIADYYFDCKDCNNWPTPKDLGEFWRTIATFIHGQVNMTHFGFSTEDDIPEVIGTTETPTNFFNSIGKQEPVENRTEIDPKELPINKIFSRSNLTALQLNKLFSRVDEMKVVSWLAYPHFTPPEKFWSFVLDDGVFFVNAIEYSASAMEMSAVSAKNAALLAHHYYSGKLSDAHINDKPSNLRSEL; from the exons ATGTTTCGGACATTGGGTTTTGGCATAAGTACAAGCATCCTTCTTATACCAGCCCTTTTTCTCGATAGACAACGGTGCACCGTCTCTGCAGCTGAGAAAAACGCAAAACCTAACATAGCAATCATTGGAGCAGGCATTGGTGGTTCGAGTGCCGCGCATTTCATTCGACAACTCTTTGGACCCGAGGCAACAATTGATGTTTACGAGGCATCAGATAGGATAGGGGGACGTTTGAGTACCGTGGAAATTGCTGGGAAAAGGTTTGAATCAGGAGGATCGATAATACATAAGAGTAACAAATACATGGCAGATTTCGTCGAGTATCTCG ggttaaaaaaactgaaaagcaGTGAACCTAACAGTCTTCTTGGAATTTATAATGGGGAAGAATTTGTCTTTTATGGTAGTAGATGGAAACTTGTGAATTTCATAAAGCTTGTTTGGCGGTATGGCTTGTTTGACTTGTACACCATGAACAATTTCATCACAGAAATgttaacaaacttttcaaatatttatgaTCTACAAGAAAAGGAACAGGCATTCAATACTGTGCCAGAAATGTTGCGAGCTCTAGGTGGAGAGAAGTTCTATGAGTACACACAGCAAACAACACGACAAGCTTTGGAGAATATTGGTCTTAATCAATTGTTAATAGATGAGTTAGTGACAGTTGTCATGAGGATCAATTATGGTCAAGATGTGACTCTAAATGGGTTTGCAG TGTCCTTAGCAGGATCACAGGGTGGTCTTTGGTCTGTTGAAGGAGGGAACTGGAAGGTTTGCGATGGATTACTTTCCAGCTCAAATGCTACTGTGTACAAAAACACCAAGATATCAGAGATTGTGAAAAGAAGTCAAGGAAGTTCTGTATGCCCTGTGTACACCTTAAAAAGTGACAGCCAAATTCCAGATCAGCATTATGATGTTGTCATTGTTGCAGCACCCTTAGAGATTGCAGATTACTATTTTGATTGCAAAGACTGCAACAACTGGCCTACTCCAAAAGACCTAGGAGAATTTTGGCGGACAATTGCTACTTTTATACATGGTCAAGTCAACATGACTCATTTTGGATTTTCAACTGAGGATGATATTCCAGAAGTGATAGGCACAACAGAAACACCCACAAACTTTTTTAACTCTATTGGCAAGCAGGAGCCTGTTGAAAACAGGACAGAAATTGATCCAAAGGAATTGcccattaacaaaattttttcacGCTCTAATCTGACTGCATTGCAACTTAATAAACTGTTTAGCAGAGTAGATGAGATGAAGGTAGTATCATGGCTGGCATATCCACACTTTACCCCTCCTGAAAAGTTTTGGTCATTTGTTTTGGATGATGGAGTGTTCTTTGTCAATGCAATTGAATATTCTGCAAGTGCAATGGAGATGTCAGCAGTTAGTGCTAAAAATGCAGCTTTATTAGCACATCATTACTACTCTGGCAAGCTATCAGATGCACACATCAATGACAAGCCCTCAAATCTCAGGAGTGAGCTGTGA